A single genomic interval of Paracoccus contaminans harbors:
- a CDS encoding TonB-dependent receptor, translating to MMLIRTLPPLAGASILALLHSAALAQDASGRIAVLPMLTLIADGAENIEATGGSVVTREDIEALDPADNSELFARESAVSVSGGAGPSKRIHVFGIEQSQLAVTVDGVPQGPTTWHHTGSNVIDPAFLKSVEVEAGAAAADAGFAAGAGAVRYETVGARDLLKDGKAIGGRAAISHGSNGRGVGGSLAGFGIRGGFDWFVMAHGQSGENYKAGNGHEMPGTEPAARGGLMKLGYEAEGHRVELAYEHARDEAERVIKMNMDLNGDRTVHPLKVTRDTLSLTYRTTAPTAIWDPELRLYRSSDGYRRPNYAQGDLAGGADRINGDMVLKRDSFGGVVKNSFVLPQGTVTAGIDFANDDYSVDNYGDHSTAQPRLRSFSTMQLGAFAQARVEFDSGFDLSTGVRYDHHRLTDWNGRRLAAEGAGANATLSYRVNETVELFAGASHSWMGFDVGEYGLLHARDAAFGTDPGYDPASARTYKLGVNASHQNWRAGLTFFDIRLDGLARYDTEAGYLTNADEGRSRGLTLNGAYDWGTGRIGATFTRADVTVDGDAALPSGGTFMPVGDLATIYVDQALPAHDLRIGGTVEWAGKLSDAAMTAAGFADHGSYAVVNAHAEWAPAQMKGAAIRLGVDNLLDRAYYERTSYVARRVGTREIDPALAPGRTVTLGLRMDF from the coding sequence ATGATGCTGATCCGCACGCTGCCGCCGCTTGCCGGCGCTTCCATACTTGCTCTGCTGCACTCTGCCGCCTTGGCGCAGGATGCCTCCGGACGCATCGCCGTCCTGCCGATGCTGACCCTGATCGCCGATGGCGCGGAAAATATCGAGGCGACGGGCGGCAGCGTCGTCACCCGCGAGGATATCGAGGCACTGGACCCGGCCGACAATTCGGAACTGTTCGCGCGCGAATCGGCGGTGTCGGTGTCGGGCGGGGCGGGGCCGTCCAAACGCATCCACGTCTTCGGGATCGAGCAGTCCCAGCTGGCCGTCACCGTCGATGGCGTGCCGCAGGGGCCGACCACCTGGCACCACACCGGATCGAACGTCATCGACCCCGCCTTCCTGAAATCGGTCGAGGTCGAGGCGGGCGCCGCGGCGGCCGATGCGGGCTTTGCCGCCGGGGCAGGGGCGGTGCGCTATGAAACGGTGGGCGCGCGCGATCTGCTGAAGGACGGCAAGGCCATCGGCGGGCGCGCCGCCATCAGCCATGGCAGCAATGGCCGCGGCGTTGGCGGCAGCCTGGCCGGCTTCGGCATCAGGGGCGGCTTTGACTGGTTCGTGATGGCCCATGGCCAGAGCGGCGAGAACTACAAGGCCGGCAACGGCCATGAGATGCCGGGGACCGAACCTGCCGCCCGTGGCGGTCTGATGAAGCTGGGCTACGAGGCCGAGGGCCACCGGGTCGAGCTGGCCTATGAGCATGCCCGCGACGAGGCGGAGCGCGTCATCAAGATGAACATGGATCTGAACGGCGACCGCACGGTCCATCCGCTCAAGGTCACGCGCGACACGCTGAGCCTGACCTATCGCACCACGGCCCCCACGGCGATCTGGGATCCCGAACTGCGGCTCTATCGCAGCTCGGACGGCTATCGGCGCCCCAACTATGCGCAGGGCGATCTGGCAGGGGGGGCGGACAGGATCAACGGCGACATGGTCCTGAAGCGCGATAGCTTTGGCGGGGTGGTGAAGAACAGCTTTGTCCTGCCGCAGGGGACGGTGACGGCGGGCATCGACTTTGCCAATGACGACTACAGCGTGGACAATTATGGCGATCATTCCACGGCGCAGCCGCGCCTGCGCAGCTTTTCCACGATGCAGCTGGGCGCCTTTGCCCAGGCGCGGGTCGAGTTCGACAGCGGCTTCGACCTGTCCACGGGGGTGCGCTACGACCATCACCGCCTGACCGACTGGAACGGCCGCCGCCTTGCGGCTGAGGGGGCTGGCGCCAATGCCACGCTGTCCTACCGCGTCAACGAGACGGTCGAGCTGTTCGCCGGCGCCTCGCACAGCTGGATGGGCTTTGACGTGGGCGAATACGGGCTGCTGCATGCCCGCGACGCCGCCTTCGGCACCGATCCGGGCTATGATCCGGCAAGCGCCCGAACCTACAAGCTGGGGGTGAACGCCAGCCATCAGAACTGGCGCGCGGGGCTGACCTTCTTCGACATCCGGCTGGACGGGCTGGCGCGATACGACACCGAGGCAGGCTATCTGACCAATGCCGACGAGGGGCGCAGCCGCGGCCTTACCCTGAACGGCGCCTATGACTGGGGCACGGGCCGCATCGGCGCCACCTTTACCAGGGCCGATGTGACGGTGGATGGCGATGCGGCGCTGCCCAGCGGCGGCACCTTCATGCCGGTCGGCGATCTGGCGACGATCTATGTCGATCAGGCCCTGCCTGCCCATGACCTCAGGATAGGGGGCACGGTCGAATGGGCCGGCAAGCTGTCCGATGCGGCCATGACCGCCGCCGGCTTTGCCGATCACGGCAGCTATGCCGTCGTGAACGCCCATGCGGAATGGGCGCCTGCGCAAATGAAGGGCGCGGCGATCCGGCTGGGCGTCGATAACCTGCTGGACAGGGCCTATTACGAGCGCACCAGCTATGTCGCCCGGCGGGTCGGCACGCGGGAGATTGATCCCGCGCTGGCGCCGGGCCGGACGGTGACGCTGGGCCTTCGAATGGATTTCTGA
- a CDS encoding DUF2218 domain-containing protein, with amino-acid sequence MRLSAHLPTTRPVPIMTTAARHFAHKVAVEQDEGSARIAFPGGTGVMTADAAGLALMIEAESAEAAERVRQVFEGHLLRFAHRESPKPLVWTEIQPAPPL; translated from the coding sequence ATGCGACTTTCCGCCCATCTGCCCACCACCCGGCCCGTCCCGATCATGACCACCGCGGCCCGCCATTTCGCCCACAAGGTCGCCGTGGAACAGGACGAAGGGTCCGCCCGCATCGCCTTTCCGGGCGGAACCGGGGTCATGACCGCAGACGCGGCCGGGCTGGCCCTGATGATCGAGGCCGAGAGCGCCGAGGCGGCAGAACGCGTCCGGCAGGTGTTCGAGGGCCACCTGCTGCGCTTTGCCCATCGCGAGTCGCCCAAGCCGCTGGTCTGGACAGAAATCCAGCCTGCCCCGCCCCTTTAG
- the tatC gene encoding twin-arginine translocase subunit TatC, protein MSHKSDEIDESSAPLIEHLAELRTRLIWSCLAFVGAAILCYFIWQPVFSVLTQPICGALAKRGQACGLVMLKVQEGFFLAMQIALFGGFILAFPVIAYQLWRFIAPGLYRSEKQAFLPFLVASPVMFALGAAFAYSLILPWAFDFFLGFQTGPLHLPDDPKAPVAADPKMAGIVFQGSISEYLSLTTKFILAFGLSFQLPVALTLMGKAGLVSAKGLASMRRYAVIAILVLAAMVTPPDVVSQLVLFTVIYGLYEIAIQLVRRIEVRREAELRAQGLWVENDD, encoded by the coding sequence TTGTCCCACAAGTCCGATGAAATCGACGAGAGCTCGGCCCCCCTGATCGAGCATCTGGCCGAACTGCGCACCCGCCTGATCTGGTCATGCCTTGCCTTCGTCGGCGCCGCCATCCTGTGCTATTTCATCTGGCAGCCGGTGTTCAGCGTGCTGACCCAGCCGATCTGCGGGGCGCTGGCCAAGCGCGGGCAGGCCTGCGGGCTGGTGATGCTCAAGGTGCAGGAAGGCTTTTTCCTGGCGATGCAGATTGCCCTCTTCGGCGGCTTCATCCTGGCCTTTCCGGTCATCGCCTATCAGCTGTGGCGGTTCATTGCGCCGGGGCTGTATCGCTCGGAAAAACAGGCCTTCCTGCCGTTCCTGGTCGCCTCGCCGGTCATGTTCGCGCTGGGGGCGGCCTTTGCCTATTCCCTGATCCTGCCCTGGGCCTTCGACTTCTTCCTGGGATTCCAGACCGGGCCGCTGCATTTGCCCGACGATCCCAAGGCGCCGGTTGCCGCCGATCCCAAGATGGCGGGCATCGTCTTTCAGGGGTCGATCAGCGAATATCTGTCGCTGACGACCAAGTTCATCCTGGCTTTCGGCCTGTCCTTCCAGCTGCCGGTCGCGCTCACGCTGATGGGCAAGGCCGGGCTGGTGTCGGCCAAGGGGCTGGCCTCGATGCGCCGCTATGCGGTGATCGCGATTCTCGTGCTGGCGGCAATGGTGACACCGCCCGATGTGGTCAGCCAGCTTGTGCTGTTCACGGTGATCTACGGGCTTTACGAGATCGCCATTCAGCTGGTCCGGCGGATCGAGGTCCGGCGCGAGGCTGAACTGCGCGCCCAGGGGCTGTGGGTCGAGAATGACGACTGA
- a CDS encoding siderophore ABC transporter substrate-binding protein, producing MPIPTSLRTTALLAAVMMALPALAHAAPVQTAAGPVEIASAKQVVALDVPAIDSLSALGVSLAGAPERLYVDYLADTAANTPDMGTLFEPDLEALAVAAPDLIIVGGRSVAHKDALAQIAPVIDMSIGADVLGDARARMTAYGALFQREERAAELNADLDARLARLAEAGKGKGRGLVVLTNGPKMSAYGKGSRFGWIFDAAGLAEAAPGLKVDRHGASITHEFIAQTDPDWLFVIDRGVAVGEAGDSAAKTLDTPLVRGTTAWKKDQVVYLDPTPLYIAGGGYTALTRTIDQLVGALSR from the coding sequence ATGCCCATTCCGACATCCCTGCGGACAACCGCGCTGCTGGCGGCCGTGATGATGGCGCTGCCTGCGCTGGCCCATGCCGCCCCTGTCCAGACCGCCGCCGGGCCGGTCGAGATCGCCTCGGCCAAGCAGGTGGTCGCCCTGGACGTGCCGGCCATCGACAGCCTGTCTGCGCTGGGCGTCAGCCTCGCCGGCGCGCCAGAACGGCTGTATGTCGATTACCTGGCGGATACGGCCGCCAACACCCCCGACATGGGCACGCTGTTCGAACCCGATCTCGAGGCGCTGGCGGTGGCCGCGCCTGACCTCATCATCGTCGGGGGCCGCTCGGTCGCGCACAAGGATGCGCTGGCCCAGATCGCCCCGGTCATCGACATGAGCATCGGCGCCGATGTGCTGGGCGATGCGCGCGCGCGCATGACCGCCTATGGCGCGCTGTTCCAGCGCGAGGAGCGCGCCGCCGAGCTGAACGCCGATCTGGACGCGCGCCTTGCCCGGCTGGCCGAGGCGGGCAAGGGCAAGGGGCGGGGCCTTGTGGTCCTGACCAACGGGCCCAAGATGTCGGCCTATGGCAAGGGCTCGCGGTTCGGCTGGATCTTTGACGCAGCCGGCCTGGCCGAAGCCGCGCCCGGCCTGAAGGTGGACAGGCATGGCGCGTCCATCACCCATGAGTTCATCGCCCAGACAGATCCCGACTGGCTGTTCGTCATCGACCGCGGCGTGGCCGTGGGCGAGGCCGGCGACAGCGCAGCCAAGACGCTGGACACGCCTTTGGTCCGGGGAACCACCGCCTGGAAAAAGGATCAGGTGGTCTATCTTGACCCCACCCCCCTCTATATCGCCGGGGGCGGCTATACGGCCCTGACGCGGACCATCGACCAGCTCGTCGGGGCCCTGTCCAGGTGA
- a CDS encoding FliM/FliN family flagellar motor C-terminal domain-containing protein, which produces MAVQDRQGAAPSTGSVLLRHVAAQRARSAAQEGPKGAEPPAPGPRTPDRAIAGAIARAAERIHGLPLFFDRVTIGQAVVAEFGELLPEHALIAVVQGAADSLGAVAICPGLLTSLIEMQALGRISPRPAAPRRPTRTDAAICTDFVNACLAEIGAELVLHPGFDGMEGYCYASFLDDPRPLALMLEDVGYRLVTVALRAGSAGQRDGRMIFLMPAAAARPAAAITAPAGHDQAPPPAGEGMGLLAEAMQNVPIELSGILCRRQITLGELQALAPGDSIALPPGALDGATLETATGQTLFRGRLGVLAGRHALRISAHQAQSGDDKAADGPPGDPAVASGAAAAAAVPPAAQPRTGAWPNDEPGAPAPLPEPGAAFEEPARNPAAAVSGALGEAMAATPERPPVAMPGR; this is translated from the coding sequence ATGGCGGTTCAGGACAGGCAGGGGGCTGCGCCTTCGACCGGCTCGGTGCTGCTGCGCCATGTTGCCGCGCAGCGTGCCCGCAGCGCGGCCCAAGAGGGGCCGAAGGGCGCAGAGCCGCCAGCGCCGGGGCCGCGCACCCCCGACCGGGCCATTGCCGGCGCCATCGCACGGGCAGCAGAGCGGATCCACGGGCTGCCGCTGTTCTTTGACCGGGTGACCATCGGTCAGGCGGTCGTCGCGGAATTCGGCGAATTGCTGCCTGAACATGCGCTGATCGCGGTCGTTCAGGGTGCGGCCGATTCGCTAGGGGCCGTTGCGATCTGTCCGGGGCTGCTGACCTCGCTGATCGAAATGCAGGCCCTGGGGCGCATATCCCCCCGCCCTGCGGCACCGCGCCGGCCCACCCGGACCGATGCGGCCATCTGCACCGATTTCGTGAACGCCTGCCTTGCCGAGATCGGCGCCGAGCTTGTCCTCCATCCCGGATTCGATGGGATGGAGGGCTATTGCTATGCCAGCTTTCTGGACGACCCGCGCCCCTTGGCGCTGATGCTCGAGGATGTCGGCTATCGCCTTGTCACCGTGGCGCTGCGGGCCGGCTCGGCGGGACAGCGCGACGGCCGGATGATCTTTCTGATGCCCGCTGCCGCAGCGCGCCCCGCAGCGGCGATCACCGCACCCGCGGGGCATGATCAGGCACCCCCGCCCGCCGGCGAAGGCATGGGCCTGCTTGCCGAGGCCATGCAGAACGTGCCGATCGAGCTGAGCGGAATCCTGTGCCGCCGCCAGATCACGCTTGGCGAATTGCAGGCCTTGGCGCCGGGCGACAGCATCGCGCTCCCCCCCGGCGCATTGGATGGGGCCACGCTGGAAACGGCAACAGGGCAGACGCTGTTCAGGGGCCGCCTTGGCGTGCTTGCCGGGCGCCATGCCCTGCGCATCAGCGCCCATCAGGCCCAATCCGGCGATGACAAGGCGGCGGATGGACCGCCTGGTGATCCGGCGGTGGCATCCGGCGCGGCGGCGGCGGCGGCCGTGCCCCCTGCTGCGCAGCCCCGGACAGGCGCCTGGCCGAACGACGAACCGGGCGCCCCTGCCCCCCTGCCCGAGCCGGGGGCGGCTTTCGAGGAGCCAGCCCGCAACCCGGCGGCGGCAGTGTCCGGCGCATTGGGTGAAGCGATGGCAGCCACCCCCGAACGACCGCCCGTGGCCATGCCGGGCAGGTGA
- a CDS encoding twin-arginine translocase TatA/TatE family subunit, translated as MHAPSPMALLLIAIVVLVLFGRGKVSSLMGEVGKGITAFKRGVSEGATEADRTVDAAAIRADRSADDLEAAAAKARAEADRIQAEAEAARARRNAELRDVTPRDTDRL; from the coding sequence ATGCACGCACCTTCCCCCATGGCGCTTCTGCTGATCGCCATCGTCGTCCTGGTCCTGTTCGGCCGGGGCAAGGTTTCCTCGCTGATGGGTGAGGTCGGCAAGGGCATCACCGCCTTCAAGCGCGGTGTCAGCGAAGGCGCGACCGAGGCCGACCGCACCGTTGATGCCGCCGCGATCCGGGCTGATCGCAGCGCCGACGATCTGGAAGCCGCCGCCGCCAAGGCCCGCGCCGAGGCCGACCGCATCCAGGCCGAGGCAGAGGCCGCCCGCGCGCGGCGCAACGCCGAACTGCGCGATGTGACCCCCCGCGATACCGATCGCCTGTAA
- the tatB gene encoding Sec-independent protein translocase protein TatB — MFDVGWTELLLIGVVALIVIGPKDLPVMFHTLGRITARARGMAREFSSAMEDAAKASGVQEATRELRELQKLTSPRAMGLDALSRAADRFEKWDPLVPMRDAAGPVPDPSAPPPQGTALPGAAASNDTGAGRAAGGSVLPAVDGDHGGETVPGPAAPVHAAAVPTRVVPRGEPGTPATGLGLGLASGTGRDPADSDLSEAQSRPGVRRLHAMRRSERS; from the coding sequence ATGTTCGATGTCGGCTGGACAGAGCTGTTGCTGATCGGCGTCGTGGCGCTGATCGTGATCGGTCCCAAGGATCTGCCGGTGATGTTCCATACGCTGGGCCGCATCACGGCCCGCGCGCGGGGCATGGCGCGCGAGTTTTCCTCGGCCATGGAAGACGCGGCCAAGGCCTCGGGTGTGCAAGAGGCCACGCGCGAGCTGCGCGAGCTGCAAAAGCTGACCAGCCCGCGCGCCATGGGCCTGGATGCGCTGAGCCGCGCGGCCGACCGCTTTGAAAAATGGGATCCGCTGGTGCCCATGCGTGATGCGGCCGGCCCGGTTCCCGATCCCTCCGCCCCGCCGCCTCAAGGGACGGCCCTGCCCGGCGCGGCTGCATCCAACGATACGGGCGCTGGCCGCGCGGCTGGCGGCAGCGTCTTGCCCGCCGTGGATGGCGATCATGGGGGCGAAACCGTCCCCGGCCCTGCCGCCCCTGTCCATGCTGCGGCCGTGCCCACCCGCGTGGTTCCGCGCGGCGAGCCGGGCACCCCGGCAACCGGGCTCGGGCTTGGCCTTGCTTCCGGCACGGGGCGCGATCCTGCCGATTCGGACCTGTCCGAGGCGCAGAGCCGCCCCGGTGTGCGGCGGCTGCATGCCATGCGCCGCAGCGAGCGGAGCTGA
- a CDS encoding ATP-binding protein: MTTDDPAAGRPLPAQRDATGLQPALGRIADALDRLSPPPAPLPAFSEADAYVWHTGPDRLEPVRRVSRVPLGQLVGIDRARDTLLANTLQFARGHAANNALLWGARGMGKSSLVKAVHAEAVAQGLPLVLVEIAREDLDSVGRLLAVLGNADRRFVLFADDLSFSGDDAQYKSLKAVLDGGLAGRPANVVLYATSNRRHLMPRDMIDNERASAIHPGEAVEEKVSLSDRFGLWLGFHPCGQDEYLAMVEGYCAAYGLAIDPGAMRAQAIEWQATRGGRSGRVAWQFFTDLAGRNGLTL; encoded by the coding sequence ATGACGACTGACGATCCCGCCGCAGGCCGGCCGCTGCCTGCCCAGCGCGATGCCACGGGCCTGCAGCCGGCCCTGGGGCGGATTGCCGATGCGCTGGACCGGCTGTCCCCGCCCCCCGCGCCCCTTCCCGCCTTTTCCGAGGCCGATGCCTATGTCTGGCATACCGGGCCCGATCGCCTTGAACCCGTGCGCCGGGTCAGCCGCGTTCCGCTGGGCCAGCTGGTCGGCATCGACCGGGCGCGCGACACGCTGCTGGCCAACACGCTGCAATTCGCGCGCGGCCATGCGGCCAACAATGCGCTGCTGTGGGGGGCGCGCGGGATGGGCAAGTCGAGCCTTGTCAAGGCCGTTCACGCCGAGGCAGTGGCGCAGGGGCTGCCCCTCGTTCTGGTCGAAATCGCGCGCGAGGATCTTGATTCGGTGGGGCGGCTGCTGGCGGTTCTGGGGAATGCGGATCGGCGTTTCGTGCTGTTTGCCGATGACCTGTCCTTTTCGGGCGATGATGCGCAGTACAAATCGCTCAAGGCTGTGCTGGACGGCGGCCTGGCGGGGCGCCCGGCCAATGTGGTGCTCTATGCCACATCGAACCGCCGCCACCTGATGCCGCGCGACATGATCGACAACGAACGCGCCAGCGCGATCCATCCCGGCGAGGCGGTCGAGGAAAAAGTGTCCCTGTCCGACCGCTTCGGCTTGTGGCTGGGCTTTCACCCCTGCGGGCAGGACGAATATCTGGCCATGGTCGAGGGATATTGCGCCGCCTATGGTCTGGCCATCGATCCCGGCGCCATGCGCGCCCAGGCGATCGAATGGCAGGCGACGCGGGGCGGGCGTTCGGGCCGGGTCGCCTGGCAATTCTTCACCGATCTGGCCGGCCGGAACGGGCTGACGCTGTAA
- a CDS encoding ABC transporter ATP-binding protein: protein MIEIEALSHSIGATPILRDLTLTLPRGGMTALIGPNGAGKSTLLRLIGRLEPLQRGRIGIDGCDIARTPTAELARRMAILGQQTAISSRLRVRELVAFGRWPHCHGRPGQRDHAAVAAALEAFDLAPLADRFLDELSGGQVQRAHIAMTVAQDTDWLLLDEPLNNLDMAHARSLMARVAALARTQGRGAVIVLHDVNHAAAWADHVVALKQGRLHAQGPVDAVLSEPLLSSLYDMPLAVTRHDGRPLVLHHGAR from the coding sequence ATGATCGAGATCGAGGCCCTGTCCCACAGCATCGGCGCAACGCCGATCCTGCGTGATCTGACCCTGACGCTGCCGCGCGGCGGGATGACGGCGCTGATCGGCCCGAACGGCGCGGGCAAATCGACGCTGCTGCGCCTGATCGGGCGGCTCGAGCCGCTGCAGCGCGGCCGTATCGGCATTGACGGGTGTGACATCGCCCGCACGCCCACCGCGGAACTGGCCCGGCGCATGGCGATCCTGGGCCAGCAGACCGCGATCTCCAGCCGCCTGCGGGTGCGCGAACTGGTCGCCTTTGGCCGCTGGCCCCATTGCCATGGCCGGCCCGGTCAGCGCGACCACGCCGCCGTCGCCGCCGCGCTTGAGGCCTTTGACCTGGCCCCCTTGGCCGACCGCTTTCTCGACGAGCTGTCGGGCGGGCAGGTCCAGCGCGCCCATATCGCCATGACCGTCGCGCAGGATACCGACTGGCTGCTGCTGGACGAGCCGCTCAACAACCTGGACATGGCCCATGCCCGCAGCCTGATGGCACGGGTCGCCGCCCTGGCCCGGACGCAGGGGCGCGGGGCCGTGATCGTGCTGCATGACGTGAACCATGCCGCCGCCTGGGCCGATCACGTGGTGGCGCTGAAACAGGGCCGGCTGCATGCGCAAGGCCCCGTGGACGCTGTCCTGTCCGAACCGCTGCTGTCCTCGCTTTACGACATGCCGCTGGCGGTCACGCGCCATGACGGCCGGCCGCTGGTCCTGCATCATGGAGCGCGCTGA
- a CDS encoding RrF2 family transcriptional regulator — protein MITQKMKYALKALLVLGDQQRAGAGPLRIETIAQRAGVPKRFLEHILLDIRDTGIVASTRGRSGGYALARDPRQVSIPELLRLIDGPIAPLPCLSRTAYQRCEDCTDEASCRIRQVFSGIFANYLLLIESLTLDDLLRSGKAAGAILPAPEAAPLP, from the coding sequence ATGATCACGCAGAAGATGAAATACGCGCTCAAGGCCCTGCTGGTTCTCGGCGACCAGCAGCGGGCCGGCGCCGGGCCGTTGCGGATCGAAACCATCGCCCAGCGCGCCGGGGTGCCCAAGCGGTTTCTGGAACATATCCTGCTGGATATCCGCGACACGGGGATCGTCGCCTCGACCCGCGGGCGCAGCGGGGGCTATGCGCTGGCGCGAGATCCGCGGCAGGTGTCCATCCCCGAACTGCTGCGGCTGATCGACGGGCCGATCGCGCCCCTGCCCTGCCTGTCGCGCACGGCCTATCAGCGCTGCGAAGACTGCACAGACGAGGCAAGCTGCCGCATCCGCCAGGTCTTTTCGGGGATCTTCGCCAATTACCTGCTGCTGATCGAATCACTGACGCTGGACGACCTGCTGCGCAGCGGCAAGGCCGCGGGCGCGATCCTGCCCGCGCCCGAAGCGGCCCCCCTGCCCTAG
- a CDS encoding ABC transporter permease, with product MLVSLFVGAADVDLLSASRDPQAALVLMQSRLPRTLAVVLSGASLALAGVVVQALVRNRFVGPDTTGTAEGAALGLLAVTLLAPGAPIWARMLAASVTALAATALLLAIIRRLPAREVMLVPITGLVLSGILGAGVSFVAWQADLIQQMGIWLGSGEFSGVVAGRYELLWIAGAAAVLAWFSADRFAILALGNDVAAGLGLDTGAVMRQGLLVVALVTATVVATVGMVPFVGLVVPNITARIMGDNLRASLPVVATGGAGLLLACDLAARLVVRPYELPVGLILGVIGSAVFLVLLHARPASG from the coding sequence ATGCTGGTCAGCCTTTTTGTGGGGGCCGCGGATGTCGATCTGCTGTCGGCCTCGCGCGATCCGCAGGCGGCCTTGGTGCTGATGCAATCCCGCCTGCCGCGCACGCTGGCGGTGGTGCTGTCGGGCGCCTCGCTGGCGCTGGCCGGGGTGGTGGTGCAGGCGCTGGTGCGCAACCGCTTCGTCGGCCCCGATACGACCGGCACGGCCGAGGGCGCGGCGCTGGGGCTGCTGGCGGTGACGCTGCTGGCGCCGGGCGCGCCGATCTGGGCCAGGATGCTGGCAGCCAGCGTCACGGCGCTGGCCGCCACCGCGCTGCTGCTGGCGATCATCCGCCGCCTTCCCGCGCGCGAGGTGATGCTGGTCCCGATCACCGGCCTTGTGCTGTCGGGGATCCTGGGCGCTGGCGTCAGCTTCGTGGCCTGGCAGGCCGACCTGATCCAGCAGATGGGCATCTGGCTGGGCAGCGGCGAGTTCTCGGGCGTGGTCGCGGGGCGGTACGAGCTGCTCTGGATCGCGGGGGCGGCGGCGGTGCTGGCCTGGTTCTCGGCCGACCGCTTCGCCATCCTGGCGCTGGGGAACGATGTCGCGGCGGGGCTGGGGCTGGATACGGGCGCGGTCATGCGGCAGGGGCTGCTGGTCGTGGCGCTGGTCACCGCGACGGTGGTGGCGACGGTCGGCATGGTGCCCTTTGTCGGGCTGGTCGTTCCCAACATCACCGCCCGCATCATGGGCGACAACCTGCGCGCCTCGCTGCCCGTGGTGGCGACAGGCGGGGCGGGGCTGCTGCTGGCCTGCGATCTTGCCGCGCGGCTGGTGGTGCGCCCCTATGAGCTGCCCGTGGGCCTGATCCTGGGCGTCATCGGCTCGGCGGTGTTCCTGGTCCTGCTGCATGCGCGGCCCGCAAGTGGCTAG
- a CDS encoding iron chelate uptake ABC transporter family permease subunit, whose amino-acid sequence MARDGRALALLAGLLALACALWLFQGLGESRRGFLLGLRGTRLAGLLILGAATGVATVLFQTLAANRVLTPAMMGFDSLFGFVQVLIVSSLGAAGLSAVGGLARFWLAVGAMLVLALALFVPLLGRGGRDVPRMILTGLILGVLFRSLSGFLTRVMDPNAFAVVQSLSAASLSRIDPAVLPWAGAMTAASVTAALALSRQFDVLALGRQHAVSLGLRVAALMVGGLALVALMTAAATAMAGSLAAGSPIGGPAAFFGLIAAGLARGLTGSARHAVLLPAAALVAMLVLVLGQILFERVLGLAGTLSVVIEFAGGLFFLALLLKGRLR is encoded by the coding sequence GTGGCTAGGGACGGGCGCGCCCTTGCGTTGCTGGCCGGGCTGCTGGCGCTGGCCTGCGCGCTCTGGCTGTTCCAGGGTTTGGGCGAATCGCGGCGCGGCTTTCTGCTGGGGCTGCGGGGAACGCGGCTGGCGGGGCTGCTGATCCTCGGGGCGGCGACCGGGGTGGCGACGGTGCTGTTTCAGACCCTGGCGGCCAACCGCGTCCTGACCCCTGCGATGATGGGCTTTGATTCTCTGTTCGGATTCGTCCAGGTGCTGATCGTCTCCAGCCTGGGGGCCGCGGGCCTTTCAGCGGTGGGCGGGCTGGCGCGCTTCTGGCTGGCGGTCGGGGCGATGCTGGTGCTGGCGCTGGCGCTGTTCGTGCCCTTGCTGGGGCGGGGCGGTCGTGACGTGCCGCGGATGATCCTGACCGGGCTGATCCTGGGGGTTCTGTTCCGTTCGCTGTCGGGGTTCCTGACCCGCGTGATGGACCCGAATGCCTTCGCCGTCGTCCAGAGCCTGTCCGCCGCCAGCCTGAGCCGCATCGACCCTGCGGTCCTGCCCTGGGCAGGGGCGATGACCGCCGCTTCGGTCACCGCCGCCCTGGCGCTGTCGCGGCAGTTCGACGTTCTGGCGCTGGGCCGGCAGCATGCGGTATCGCTGGGGCTGCGGGTTGCGGCGCTGATGGTCGGGGGGCTGGCGCTGGTCGCGCTGATGACGGCAGCGGCGACGGCGATGGCCGGTTCGCTGGCGGCAGGCAGCCCGATCGGTGGCCCGGCCGCCTTCTTCGGCCTGATCGCGGCGGGGCTGGCGCGGGGGCTGACCGGCAGCGCCCGGCATGCCGTCCTGCTGCCTGCTGCCGCGCTGGTGGCCATGCTGGTGCTTGTTTTGGGCCAGATCCTGTTCGAACGGGTGCTGGGCCTTGCCGGCACGCTGTCGGTGGTGATCGAGTTTGCGGGCGGGCTGTTCTTCCTGGCCCTGCTGCTGAAAGGGCGGCTGCGATGA